ttatttattattattcatccattaggttaggttaggttttTTCCagctttggtttgtttgtctgttagtaAGATAATATAGTTATTagttgaatacattttggtgatgatccacaataGATCCAggattttgacattttctgtaacattgcagtcaatggagcttcaaaattggttcctcaatatctcggttgattattgatcgatgttcatgaaatttgacacaatcgtgtagggtggggagcTTTATATAATCACCAAATTTCAACCAGATCGGATCCTGATTTTACCAATAATTTATGATCTATTTTCTTAACTGCTTATCCATAACcaggtcgcgggtcgtgctggagtctgtcacctaatttgcatgtttttgacaATGGacagccggagaacccggagaataTGCACACTCTTCAAAGAAAGGTCCAAAGTTGGATTTGATCCTGCAAacctcctgctgtgaggcaacagcgtgACCGACTGCACCACCCAATACCAATAAACCAACAGATAGAGACAGTCTTTAGCCTAATAGAGGGGTTAAATGAGTCGACCGACCAgttaaacaatttttttaacTGAATCATCTGAGCAAAGAAACGTCCTTGGTCAAACAAATAAGTCACACGACTTTTATCTGACATCCATGGCCTTCAGCCCTCTTCGCAATGAGCATGGTCTGTCCTGCGCTAAAAGTGCCCTTTTAAACTTTTGAATTTTACAGTTGTTCAAAGACATTAtagtttatgtatttttttgattTCTGCTAAAACTCTAAAGAGCCCCCATCATTTGTACTCAAAGAAGAAGACTCTACTAAGcagcacatttacattttagatgTAGTTAACACTATACCTGGTTCATTAAAGTGACTCAAAGTTGAATGTTGAagttatactttttttttgcagttgaaTAAATTGGCAAAGCAAACACGACATCGTAGAATGACAGGACAGGAGAATTTATTGGAAAAAGATGTTtattaaaaaaggaaaggagTCCCATAACATGGCAATAAGGAATTAACAATAATTACATAAGTTACATTAGAGTTCAAAATGATACATTAAAGGTGTTAAACTTCATCCAAAAACTCCCCAGAGAACCCGTTCCTCTCAGTCGGCTGTACAATGTATAAATCTCTAACCGTGTAACCGATGTAACCATTCGCTTTTGAAGTTACAGGCTTGTGCTGTACCTTAACAAAATGCTTGCATTAAGTGGGCAGAAATGTGTGAATATATGCTCTGGCATAAAGCAATGAGTTAATGACTCCAACAGCTGTTCCATTTATTCAACTTTAAacttcaaacaacaaaaacgaGCTCATGGCTGGTGATGTAAAGCTAAATTGAACACTTTTTATCctttttcttaaataaatatttgattgctcaaacaataataatcagCACACATTTCAAGCAGCTGTAGTACTGTACCACATGGTACCATTTAAATGGCTTTCCATCTCCGTgtagaaataaacacatttatagcATGTCCAAATAATTACACAGCTCATCAcgtttgtgtctctgttgtatagacaaaaatatatttagcttTCGATAGTGTATCACTTATTTATTGGCGACTGCATAacatattatgaagaaaagtcAGTATAAGATGTTAGTAAAAACAGATCAACAGAGCTCCATTGACCAGTAACATGTTTGTAGCAAAAACTAAAATGTTGCCATTTTGTTTGGTGTATAAGTTATTTAATCCTTAAAGTTAAGGTTACAGTGTGTTCAACTAGaattcattaaattacattatgaGAAACAACTAGTAGCTGAAAACCAATGCTACAGATTAATAATGTAATGTTTTTCACCGGTTGTCCGCACAGGACAAATACATACATTGCAAAAAAGTATGTGAACACCAGTCATGGACATAATCCCCGCTTCtggtttgtgatgtcacaacaaaCTGGGAACATTTCTTGATGGGCTTGCTTTTGTGTACTGGGATGCCATCACGCTGAGACAGTAAATGACCTTATGTAAAATACTGCAACACATTCTAAGCTCATTTCACTGGATGCAGCAAAAACATTTCTAAGACTACAGAAAATAATCACAGATGATTAATCAATTGATTTGTTTCTTCATTTATAAATGCTGACATCAAAAGGTTTAATCAAAATTCCAACTATTTTGTCTAACATGAGAAAAACCCagagaaaaaaaccccaaaagacAGGCAGCAGGAAAACGCATGTAACAAACGCATCATCACAACTCCTGAGATTCAAAGATCtagaatgtatttatatgtgtatatatacacagtacacATATATAGATAAAATTTATCTTACAGTTTTATGATCAAACTATTAATTCTCTGTAAAAGAACGCACGCGTTAAACTACTGATCTGGTTAAAGACGCTTATATCAAACTACACATCTGATCCTGACCTCGTTAGAAATTCCTAACTGCACGCCGAGGACGCAGACTCAATACAGAGATGAATATTAAGAGTGTGTTCCTTGCCCTTGCAAACGCCACTGTGTAGCCCTTCACAATTCTTAATGGTGAGCCAATATTTGGTCTTCAAAAAGCTGATGTTATTCATTTTTATcatgatataataaataaaacaccaacagacaaacaaacagaaagtccAGCCGGACGTCAGTTTGATGCCGATACTTAAAATTCCATTCGAgttctgatttgtttttagcattgagtggaaaaaaaaaaggggttgAAATTTTGGAAGGATTCAGTCTCAAGGATGCCAAAAGTACAGATTCTGTTTCCTGAATGTGCCTCATCCAGGTCCCGCTGAAGGTCTGTTCACATAGACAATTGCCAACGCACACATTTGTTACAAACCAAATGTCAATAGTTGAACTTCAGCAACATTCACTGAGGGAAGGATAGAGAAGAAATAGGACCAGAATCCACATTGGCTGATCAGTAGACTGGTTGGGTTGCGCTTCCATATCCACTCAATGTTCTGTACACACGATGAGCTGTACACTCGTCGGAACTCGGATCTGTACGATGAACACTCGTATAATTTCTATTTTTGGACTGATACAAAGAGCAGCTGTCtagaaaagatgaataaaaaagatGGTTGTCACCCCCTGCCCACCCCCGGGTATCTACTGCATCTTGGAACTGCACTTTAATAGTTACTAAAATAATTTTCTCTGGTGTTTGTATTTGCCGCCCAGCAGCCAAACTCCCAAAGCTCTAGAGCCTTGACAACTGACGATAGGAAAAGGATTAAGCGATAAAGTTTACACCAGTAGAAGCCAGCAGGTCCATTTTGCACTGGTCAGAGTTTGATGTTGGTTCAGAGGAGCCCAGTGTTAGCCTATCTTTATTTGCCCAGAGTAGATGGTAAGGAGGAGCATGATGGAGAAGCCCGTCAACAGGCCGGCGTTCTGGATGGCAAAGGTGATGAGGAAGGAGCTCCCGCCGGCATTCTCTTCCTCGCGGCTTATCTCGTTCATCTCTGGAAACTGAGGAGCAcgaaacagaaagataaaagtCCTTTCACCTGATGAAGAGAACAACTTCTGTGGTTTCTTCAAATACAAACCACCTTTTCCCCAGAGTGGAGATCTGCTGGTGAAGCCATTTTATGAACACATCATCCACCACCCATAAATCATCTTAGCCACACACTGACCATGTCTGCCAGAGAGATGTAGAGGAACATTCCTCCCGCCAGGGCAAAAATCCAGGTGGGAGAGAAGTTGTTGCCAGCCAGGATGCCGAAGCCCATGCCCAGGTAGCAGCAACAGGCCGACAGGAAGTTAAAGAACATGGCCTGCTGTATGCTCATCCCAGCATTCAGCAGGATCACAAAGTCTCCTGTTTATTTCAAGGGGAAGAAGAGAAAACGCATCTTGGATTTGTCCACAATCAGTCAAAACAGAAGAACAATTCTCATCATTGGAAACGACAAGATTGCTTTTGGGCGAGATTTGGACCAAAATGCCGGTGAGAGCCATCCGCCGGCTCAAATCTCCTCCCAACTCACCCAGCTCATGGGGAAACTCCTCACACAGGATGGCCACCGAGGTGCTCATGCCCTGGAAGGTGGAGACGGTGAAGGAAGCGCCGATGGCCAAGCCGTCGATAAAGTTGTGCAGGCCATCACTCAGTGTGATCATCCAGGCCAGGGTGCCGATGTCAGAGTAAGTTGTCCCCTTCAGCCAGGAGCAGCCACGGCCAATGGCACCAGAGCCCGTCACACTCTCTGGGCTCTGGGAGTCCTGGCAATTACAGGCGGATACGTGTAGAGAGAGCAGAAGTAGGCAAACACCGCATGAAGATCATCGTCAAGTCAAATACCAGCAATGAGACAGATATTGACAATGTCACATTGtaatataatttattgtaatgtatatttttatAGCTATAatacactttttaattttaacaatgaaaattTATTTCctaggaaaatacatttttttgaaTCCAGtcaaaaatgaatacaaaaaaaataaaaaataaaaataaagtcttCCTGTCCCGTATCCTCTGCATCCGCCCTCACCTGAGGCGTCTGTGCAGGGCTGAGCATCAGCTCGCCTTCGCCTGCATCCACCTTGCCCAGAGCCAGGCTGGCATCtccgttctgctgcagcttctccctctctccctcctccacttCCCCGTGAGGTGGAGAGTAATGATCTGCATTGGGGAAGTGACTGTGGCCGTGGCCCTGAGAGgcatacagacagacaaacagacatcaTGATCGATAGAATacacaaaaagagagagggacaaacggGCTGAATCTGACTAATCTAACTGTAGCATTTCCCTCAGGATGTCCTGTGCTGCTTTTGTCCCATTTAGGCTTCCTGCAGCCTTGCTTCGTCTGGACAATTCCCTAATAACACAGCGTGTTATTTTAATTTGAGCAACATCCGCCAAATGAGAGCGCAACTGTCCCACAATCACCCTCCACATGTCCTGATCCTGTTTGAGCAGTGTAAAGCTATCTCAATATTTGCGATATGGGGCGAAACCagatctaccttcgggtaccaataaagtcaccttacctCATCACTTTCAATAAACACAACCTTAGAATTCAACTTACGACAACTTGACACAGCGCTGTACCTTTACCAACATGTCATAATGCCACTGTAGAAAACGTAAACGGTTACATGCACTACCAAGTCAGCCAAAGGTCAAACAGGACACTCGTCACCACGTTAGTCACCACTAAATCTTTCCCAGAAATGGAGCCCTTCATTTTCTTGTGTCCTTTCGTGAGTGAAATGCGAATTCCTTCATAAGGAAGTGGCCAGAAGTGCTCCGGGGGAGAATGGCACGTTGATCTTCGTTGACAGACCATGGGCACGAGAGCCAAAAACAAATATCGAAAGATAAATGTAAACATGACAGTTGACGTTGTCAAACGCCATTTCAAGGACTAATGCCACCCTGCGGGACGCGTTAGAAGCACATATATCAGTATGCTAACTAAAGCATAAGCCTGAGTGGCAAGTTTTGTGCATTACGTGAATTACAAAGTGCTGGAGGCGGCACCGTTAGCAGCATCAATGACTCGGACTCAAACtgtcagcagcagtaaaaaaaacagcacagcCTACAGCGCGTTTCTGCTTCTTCATGCAAATCACAGTCGTCTTGGTGGGTTCTATCCATGTTGGGTGACAGGGAAGGTCATCTGGAGAAAGCCTTCCTGATACTTCAGAGCAATGATGGAGGGAATAATATAAAAGGGCTTCCTGGGATCAGAATCGAGATATAACTAAAGTGGACTTTAAACTGGATTAAATGAAGCTGTGCACATTCAGACATTCGAACCGAGAGACAGAACAAGATAAAGCGCGCTGTACAATTGTTGTCCTCTTTTCAGCGTCACCATAAATGCCTCTGATCTGACAGATCTATCATTGCGTCATTGTTAGGCTTTAAATTCCACTGCGTGTTGGTTTGATTTATCACAATGTTTTCTCCGCTGTGACAACCTgtgggtctgtttttttttttaccgctgGCAGCAGTGTGGAGGAATGTTTCCAAAAGTGTCTGGAGCTCTTGCACAATAACACATAAACGGCATTTATGAAGCTGGTGACACACTTACCCCTTGCTTCTGTTTGAGAAGCACTCGGAGGACCTtctcagtgaagaagaagaggtaaAAGCCTCCAAACACCACAACCGATTTGGACACGTAGGAATGCACCATGGGGTCAAAACCAAAAGCCTAGCACACGTGAGAGAACGTTACATTAACTCTTCATGAAGAGTGACACCAGATGTTACAGCATTACTGAAAGGAAAGGTGTTGTTCGTTCAGTGAGGGTTTGGACTCGTGCACTAGTGGCTGGTCAACTAGCTGCTGCGCGTTTCCTTTCTGGTAACGAGTGGATGGCCAGAAGGGCCAAACACACAACTTTCATTTCAGGTTACGGCTGGAAATGGAGTCGTCCTCCCAGAATTAGGATTTATTCTTATGAAACAAAAGACATTCTTTTTCATCGCAACATTCATCAATAGCAAAAATGTAAGCGTTTAGTTGAAGTAAAGCGCGGTTGGATTTGGAAGATAACAGCTCTTGTTATTGAGTTATTATCTGCTACAGAAAAGACACATGAATAGAATCTTTTACTTCAAATCTTACATACTGGCTCTTCAAGTCCATGAACAATTCTGATCACTTATTTTCAGGTTTTTAGTTCATGGTTATTTT
Above is a window of Brachionichthys hirsutus isolate HB-005 unplaced genomic scaffold, CSIRO-AGI_Bhir_v1 contig_723, whole genome shotgun sequence DNA encoding:
- the LOC137913603 gene encoding metal cation symporter ZIP14-like, translating into MLAWSQHGRAPMTAALLRSQLMFFLAVAGLIFPVSRVTGQEKTETQSPAQVLQKLLSRHGDNGTITVPQLRELLVLLSLGQGDGHGDSSNVAETPATAALPKSNSSTCLPADTLAIYSISEQSVLDGQGLQKVCPTMLQQLDAGTCREQNNKELIEDAAPPQRPSDTEVWGYGILCVTLISLCSLVGACVVPFMKKTFYKRLLLYFIALAIGTLYSNALFQLIPEAFGFDPMVHSYVSKSVVVFGGFYLFFFTEKVLRVLLKQKQGGHGHSHFPNADHYSPPHGEVEEGEREKLQQNGDASLALGKVDAGEGELMLSPAQTPQDSQSPESVTGSGAIGRGCSWLKGTTYSDIGTLAWMITLSDGLHNFIDGLAIGASFTVSTFQGMSTSVAILCEEFPHELGDFVILLNAGMSIQQAMFFNFLSACCCYLGMGFGILAGNNFSPTWIFALAGGMFLYISLADMFPEMNEISREEENAGGSSFLITFAIQNAGLLTGFSIMLLLTIYSGQIKIG